Proteins from a single region of Dama dama isolate Ldn47 chromosome 14, ASM3311817v1, whole genome shotgun sequence:
- the LOC133069114 gene encoding LOW QUALITY PROTEIN: WAP, Kazal, immunoglobulin, Kunitz and NTR domain-containing protein 2-like (The sequence of the model RefSeq protein was modified relative to this genomic sequence to represent the inferred CDS: inserted 1 base in 1 codon) — MDVKGKKGPVGMPKEATCDHFMCLRQGSECDIWDGQPVCKCRDRCEKEPSFTCASDGLTYYNRCYMDAEACSKGITLAVVXCRYHFTWPNTSPSPPETTVHPTTAPPETPGLDAMAPALLNHPAHQSVTVGETVSFLCDVVGRPRPEITWEKQLEDRENVVMRPNHVRGNVVVTNIAQLVIYNAQPQDAGIYTCTARNAAGVLRADFPLSVVSGGQASATAESSPNGTAFPTAECLKPPDSDDCGEEQTRWYFDAQANNCLTFTFGHCHRNRNHFETYEACMLACMSGSLAVCSLPALQGPCKAYEPRWAYNSQTGQCQSFVYGGCEGNGNNFESREDCEESCPFPRGNQRCRACKPRQKLVTSFCRSDFVILGRISELIEEPDSGRALVTVDEVLKDEKMGLKFLGRGPLEVTLLHVDWTCPCPNVTVGEMPLIIMGEVDGGMAMLRPDSFVGASSTRRARKLREVMHKKTCDVLKDFPGLQ, encoded by the exons ATGGATGTGAAGGGGAAGAAGGGCCCTGTTGGCATGCCCAAGGAGGCCACATGCGACCATTTCATGTGTCTGCGGCAGGGCTCTGAATGTGACATCTGGGATGGCCAGCCAGTATGCAAATGCAGAGATCGCTGCGAGAAGGAGCCCAGTTTTACCTGCGCCTCTGATGGCCTCACCTACTATAACCGCTGCTACATGGATGCTGAAGCCTGCTCCAAGGGCATTACACTGGCTGTTG ACTGCCGCTATCACTTCACCTGGCCCAACACCAGCCCCTCGCCACCGGAGACCACTGTGCATCCCACCACGGCTCCCCCGGAGACCCCTGGGCTGGACGCCATGGCCCCAGCTCTGCTCAACCACCCTGCACACCAGTCAGTCACCGTGGGTGAGACAGTGAGCTTTCTTTGTGATGTGGTGGGCCGGCCCCGGCCCGAGATCACCTGGGAGAAGCAGCTGGAGGACCGGGAGAATGTGGTTATGAGACCCAACCATGTACGCGGCAATGTGGTGGTCACCAACATTGCCCAGCTGGTCATCTACAACGCCCAGCCCCAGGACGCTGGCATCTACACCTGCACGGCCCGCAACGCTGCTGGCGTCCTGCGTGCTGACTTCCCACTGTCGGTGGTCAGTGGGGGTCAGGCTTCAGCCACCGCAGAGAGTAGCCCCAATGGCACGGCCTTCCCCACAGCTGAGTGCCTGAAGCCCCCTGACAGTGATGATTGTGGTGAGGAGCAGACCCGCTGGTACTTTGATGCCCAAGCCAACAACTGCCTGACCTTCACCTTCGGCCATTGCCACCGCAACCGCAACCACTTTGAGACCTATGAGGCCTGCATGCTGGCCTGCATGAGTGGGTCACTGGCCGTGTGCAGCCTGCCTGCCTTGCAGGGGCCCTGCAAGGCCTATGAGCCCCGCTGGGCCTACAACAGCCAGACGGGCCAGTGCCAGTCCTTTGTCTACGGCGGCTGCGAGGGCAACGGCAACAACTTTGAGAGCCGTGAGGACTGCGAGGAGTCCTGCCCCTTCCCTCGGGGGAACCAGCGCTGCCGGGCCTGCAAGCCAAGGCAGAAGCTCGTCACCAGCTTCTGTCGGAGTGACTTTGTTATCTTGGGCCGAATCTCCGAGCTGATCGAGGAGCCCGATTCAGGCCGTGCCCTGGTGACTGTGGATGAGGTTCTAAAGGATGAGAAGATGGGCCTCAAGTTCCTGGGCCGGGGGCCGCTGGAGGTCACTCTGCTCCACgtggactggacctgcccttgccCCAATGTGACAGTGGGCGAGATGCCACTCATCATCATGGGCGAGGTGGACGGCGGCATGGCCATGCTGCGGCCCGACAGCTTTGTGGGAGCCTCGAGCACCCGGCGGGCTCGGAAGCTGCGTGAGGTCATGCACAAGAAAACCTGCGATGTCCTCAAGGACTTCCCAGGCTTGCAGTGa